A part of Sander vitreus isolate 19-12246 chromosome 8, sanVit1, whole genome shotgun sequence genomic DNA contains:
- the tmem86a gene encoding lysoplasmalogenase TMEM86A, with translation MVSPVTVVKSEGPKLVPFFKATCVYFVLWLPTSSPSWFSALIKCLPIFCLWVFLLAHGFSFLGAHSNARKILAGLIFSALGDAFLIWQEQGYFVHGLLMFAITHILYSSAFGMKPVNVSAGLVITAVSSVSYMLLYPYLSGPFTYLVAVYIALIGFMGWRAIAGLQLTNDLWTWTKLCSCLGAVLFMVSDLTIAVNKFCFPVPHSRAIIMATYYAAQMLIALSAVECQDAEVARKRT, from the exons ATGGTTTCTCCGGTAACAGTA GTCAAGAGTGAAGGACCCAAGCTGGTGCCATTCTTTAAGGCAACCTGTGTATACTTTGTCCTGTGGCTGCCCACCTCAAGCCCATCCTGGTTCAGCGCACTTATCAAATGTCTACCCATCTTCTGCCTCTGGGTGTTTTTACTAGCACATGGGTTCAGCTTCCTCGGTGCTCACTCCAATGCCCGCAAGATCTTGGCTGGCCTCATCTTTTCTGCTCTGGGTGATGCCTTCCTCATCTGGCAGGAGCAGGGCTACTTCGTCCACG GCCTTCTGATGTTTGCCATCACCCACATCCTCTACTCATCTGCTTTTGGGATGAAGCCTGTTAACGTGTCTGCTGGCCTGGTGATCACTGCGGTGTCCTCTGTGAGCTACATGCTGCTATACCCCTACCTGTCTGGCCCTTTCACCTACCTGGTGGCCGTCTACATCGCTCTGATTGGCTTCATGGGCTGGAGGGCCATCGCAGGCCTGCAGCTGACCAACGACCTGTGGACCTGGACCAAGCTGTGCTCCTGCCTGGGTGCCGTGCTCTTTATGGTCTCTGACTTGACCATCGCCGTCAACAAGTTCTGCTTCCCCGTGCCCCATTCGCGTGCCATCATCATGGCCACCTACTATGCCGCCCAGATGCTGATAGCGCTGTCGGCCGTTGAGTGTCAGGATGCGGAGGTGGCCAGGAAGAGAACGTGA